The Drosophila biarmipes strain raj3 chromosome 2L, RU_DBia_V1.1, whole genome shotgun sequence genome has a window encoding:
- the LOC108034094 gene encoding uncharacterized protein LOC108034094, protein MSRSSYLLCVLFLGASCLIFSASGAKSYKRYKTTEPPTTTPGPQTPKEYLDSRPGISTFGIIAIIFTVIVLCLVFYYGIICYPLLFRDEKKYRFMDVSSTITAATSRSIQSIENYPDQKHHTMA, encoded by the exons atgtctCGCAGCTCGTACCTGCTGTGTGTGCTCTTTTTAG GCGCCAGTTGCTTGATCTTCAGTGCGAGCGGAGCAAAGAGTTACAAGCGATACAAGACCACGGAGCCGCCCACCACGACCCCGGGCCCCCAGACGCCCAAGGAGTACCTGGACAGCCGACCCGGAATCTCCACCTTCGGCATCATCGCCATCATCTTCACCGTCATCGTGCTCTGCCTGGTCTTCTACTATGGCATCATCTGCTACCCCCTGCTCTTCCGCGACGAGAAGAAGTATCGGTTTATGGACGTTTCCTCCACCATCACCGCCGCCACATCGCGCTCCATCCAGTCGATAGAGAACTATCCCGACCAGAAGCACCATACGATGGCCTGA
- the LOC108035062 gene encoding protein disulfide-isomerase A6 homolog → MRQLASILLLAFVVGRANAFYSPTDGVVELTPSNFDREVLKDDAIWVVEFYAPWCGHCQSLVPEYKKLAKALKGVVKVGSVNADADSSLSGQYGVRGFPTIKIFGAKKKSPSDYNGQRTAKAIAEAALAEVQKKVQSVLGGGGGSSGGSSSSSGDEVIELTDANFDKLVLNSDDIWLVEFFAPWCGHCKNLAPEWAKAAKELKGKVKLGALDATAHQSKAAEYNVRGYPTIKFFPAGSKRASDAQEYDGGRTASDIVSWASDKHVANVPAPELIEITNESTFDTACEGKPLCVVSVLPHILDCDAKCRNKFLDTLRTLGDKFKQKQWGWAWAEGGQQLALEESLEVGGFGYPAMAVVNFKKMKFSVLKGSFSKDGINEFLRDISYGRGHTAPVRGAKKPAIVSVDPWDGKDGQLPTEEDIDLSDIDLDKDEL, encoded by the exons ATGAGGCAACTGG CGAGCAtattgttgctggcttttgTCGTGGGCCGGGCCAATGCCTTCTATTCGCCCACCGACGGCGTTGTGGAGCTGACGCCCTCGAATTTCGACCGGGAGGTGCTGAAAGACGACGCCATCTGGGTTGTGGAGTTCTATGCCCCATGGTGCGGCCACTGCCAGAGCCTGGTGCCCGAGTACAAGAAGCTGGCCAAGGCGCTCAAGGGAGTGGTCAAAGTGGGCTCCGTGAATGCCGATGCAGATAGCTCGCTGAGCGGCCAGTACGGTGTACGTGGCTTTCCCACCATCAAGATCTTTGGGGCCAAAAAGAAGTCGCCCAGCGATTACAACGGACAGCGCACTGCCAAGGCCATTGCCGAAGCCGCTCTTGCCGAGGTCCAGAAGAAGGTTCAGTCGGTCCTGGGCGGCGGAGGTGGCTCGTCCGGCGGTTCCAGCAGCTCATCCGGCGATGAGGTCATCGAACTCACCGACGCTAACTTCGACAAACTGGTCCTAAACTCCGACGACATCTGGCTGGTGGAGTTCTTCGCCCCCTGGTGCGGTCACTGCAAGAACCTGGCTCCCGAATGGGCCAAGGCCGCCAAGGAGCTGAAGGGCAAGGTCAAGCTGGGCGCCTTGGATGCCACCGCCCATCAGAGCAAGGCCGCCGAGTACAATGTGCGCGGCTATCCCACCATTAAGTTCTTCCCTGCTGGCTCCAAGCGCGCCAGCGATGCCCAGGAATATGATGGCGGACGCACTGCCTCGGATATTGTGTCCTGGGCCAGCGACAAGCATGTGGCCAATGTGCCGGCACCCGAACTCATCGAGATCACCAATGAGTCCACCTTCGACACTGCCTGCGAGGGCAAGCCGCTGTGCGTCGTCTCCGTGCTGCCGCACATCCTGGACTGCGATGCCAAGTGCCGCAACAAGTTCCTGGACACGCTGCGCACCCTGGGCGACAAGTTCAAGCAGAAGCAGTGGGGCTGGGCCTGGGCAGAGGGTGGCCAACAGTTGGCCCTGGAGGAGTCCCTGGAGGTGGGAGGCTTTGGCTACCCCGCCATGGCAGTGGTCAACTTCAAGAAGATGAAATTCTCGGTGCTCAAGGGATCCTTCTCCAAGGACGGCATCAACGAGTTCCTGCGCGACATCTCCTACGGACGTGGCCACACGGCACCGGTTCGCGGAGCCAAGAAGCCGGCGATTGTGTCCGTGGACCCCTGGGACGGCAAGGATGGCCAACTGCCCACCGAGGAGGACATCGATCTGAGCGACATCGATCTGGATAAGGATGAGCTGTAA
- the LOC108033489 gene encoding phenoloxidase-activating factor 2-like, which translates to MIALVHHIVDLSGKIPQLLFVLEDRQLSAQLNTGFGFVNQIDTKEPPARCVLYESPKNPTKVGLENQPCGKSNSKEYMKRFISGNQVTPGEYPWVVALFKNGKFWAGGSLIAPGVVLTAAHRVKFEQKDDIVVRAGEWDFNSNIKGFQYEERGVKKVVCHERFDYQSGANNLALLFLKSKFQLKEHIRTICLPTPKTSFEGHRCIVAGWRKTNITHPSHASVLNKADLPMISRNKCEQQLKLTKLGWKYQLPQGIICAGGELNQDACFGDGGSPLFCPVGDRFGDIYIQVGIVNFGMSCGLENVPGMYTDVAMFREWIDDNLLEFNYN; encoded by the exons ATGATTGCCCTCGTGCACCACATCGTTGATTTGTCTGGGAAGATCCCTCAGCTCCTGTTCGTCCTGGAGGACCGTCAGCTGTCCGCCCAGTTGAACACAGGTTTTGGGTTTGTAAAT CAAATCGATACGAAAGAACCGCCTGCAAGGTGCGTTCTGTACGAGTCACCTAAGAACCCTACCAAAGTTGGTCTAGAAAATCAACCCTGCGGAAAGAGCAATTCCAAGGAGTATATGAAAAGGTTCATCTCCGGTAATCAAGTGACTCCTGGCGAATATCCCTGGGTAGTGGCTCTATTTAAAAACGGAAAATTCTGGGCTGGCGGTTCTCTGATCGCCCCCGGAGTTGTCCTCACCGCTGCACATCGTGTAAAATTTGAACAGAAAGATGATATTGTGGTAAGGGCTGGCGAATGGGATTTCAACTCCAACATAAAGGGATTCCAGTACGAGGAACGTGGGGTGAAGAAGGTAGTGTGTCACGAAAGATTCGATTATCAGAGTGGTGCCAACAACTTGGCGCTGCTCTTCCTGAAGTCTAAGTTCCAACTGAAGGAGCATATTCGAACCATCTGTCTGCCGACCCCGAAAACCTCCTTCGAAGGACATCGCTGCATTGTAGCCGGTTggagaaaaacaaatatcaCCCATCCGAGCCACGCCTCCGTCCTGAACAAGGCGGATCTACCCATGATAAGTCGAAACAAGTGTGAGCAACAGCTGAAGCTGACCAAGTTGGGCTGGAAATATCAACTTCCCCAGGGTATCATTTGTGCCGGAGGCGAGTTGAACCAGGATGCCTGCTTCGGCGACGGAGGATCGCCGCTTTTCTGCCCCGTTGGCGATCGGTTCGGGGATATCTACATCCAGGTGGGAATCGTGAACTTTGGCATGTCCTGCGGACTGGAAAATGTTCCGGGAATGTATACAGACGTGGCCATGTTTCGGGAGTGGATTGATGACAACCTGCTGGAGTTTAACTATAATTAA
- the LOC108033733 gene encoding juvenile hormone acid O-methyltransferase, which translates to MNQASLYQHANQVQRHDAKLILDEFASTLQWRSDGEDALLDVGSGSGNVLMDFVRPLLPIRGQLVGTDISSQMVGYASKHYQGEERTRFQVLDIGCERLPEELSGRFDHVTSFYCLHWVQNLKGALANIYNLLKPEGGDVLLAFLASNPVYEVYKILKTNEKWSSYMQDVEQFISPLHHSSEPGEEFSQLLADVGFIQHNVEIRNEVFVYEGVRTVKDNVKAICPFLERMPADLHEEFLDDFIDVVISMNLQQGERNEEQKFLSPYKLVVAYARKTPEFVNNIFLEPTHQDLVKGIK; encoded by the exons ATGAATCAGGCCTCTCTATACCAGCACGCCAACCAGGTGCAAAGGCACGATGCCAAGTTGATTCTGGACGAGTTTGCCTCGACCTTGCAGTGGCGTTCCGATGGCGAGGACGCCCTCTTGGATGTGGGCTCGGGATCCGGAAATGTGCTCATGGATTTCGTGAGGCCCCTGCTCCCCATCCGGGGCCAGTTGGTGGGCACCGATATCTCCAGCCAGATGGTGGGCTATGCCAGCAAGCACTATCAAGGGGAGGAGCGCACCCGGTTCCAGGTTCTGGACATAGGATGCGAACGACTGCCCGAGGAGCTGAGTGGCAGGTTCGACCATGTCACCTCGTTCTACTGCCTCCACTGGGTGCAGAACCTCAAGGGAGCCCTGGCCAATATCTACAATCTCCTGAAACCCGAAGGCGGTGATGTTCTCCTGGCCTTCCTGGCCTCCAACCCCGTTTACGAGGTCTATAAGATCCTCAAAACGAATGAAAAGTGGTCGTCTTACATGCAGGATGTGGAGCAGTTCATATCCCCACTGCACCATAGCTCAGAGCCTGGCGAGGAATTTAGCCAGCTCCTGGCTGATGTGGGTTTCATCCAGCACAATGTGGAGATACGAAACGAAGTATTTGTTTACGAGGGTGTCAGGACGGTGAAAG ATAATGTGAAAGCCATTTGCCCCTTTCTGGAGCGCATGCCTGCAGACTTGCATGAGGAATTCCTGGATGACTTCATAGACGTTGTTATATCCATGAACTTGCAGCAGGGCGAAAGGAACGAGGAGCAGAAGTTCCTATCGCCCTATAAACTGGTTGTGGCCTATGCTCGCAAGACTCCCGAatttgtaaacaatattttccTGGAGCCCACCCATCAAGACTTGGTCAAGGGTATTAAGTAG
- the LOC108033497 gene encoding accessory gland protein Acp29AB-like, whose amino-acid sequence MEQLGGICLTTINLMVTQTAAEQQSLASSKESGPIIPIKAAENNKIAPAKAIPANFEKIGQRFFYIEKNTRLNWFAAIKACENLNGSLATLESQPEMDAIYEKQARGKYWTDLNNLLNPREFTSWSSGLKAPFLA is encoded by the coding sequence ATGGAACAACTGGGAGGAATCTGCTTGACTACGATAAACCTAATGGTGACACAAACGGCTGCTGAGCAACAGAGCTTGGCTAGTTCTAAAGAAAGTGGACCCATAATTCCCATCAAAGCAGCTGAAAATAATAAGATTGCTCCAGCCAAGGCAATCCCCGCTAATTTCGAGAAGATCGGTCAAAGGTTCTTCTACATAGAGAAGAATACCCGACTCAATTGGTTCGCTGCCATCAAAGCCTGCGAAAATTTGAATGGTTCATTGGCGACTCTGGAGAGTCAGCCAGAGATGGATGCTATTTACGAGAAGCAGGCGCGGGGTAAATACTGGACGGACCTCAACAACCTCTTGAATCCACGGGAATTCACTAGTTGGTCCTCTGGCCTGAAGGCCCCCTTCCTGGCCTGA